From one Rosa rugosa chromosome 4, drRosRugo1.1, whole genome shotgun sequence genomic stretch:
- the LOC133706857 gene encoding peroxidase N1-like — translation MYQKSSIFVMFLTLLALATTFPSSVQSQSTRVGFYSSSCPKAESIVTQTVQKHFTSTPSIAPGLLRMHFHDCFVQGCDASVLLNGANTEKTAGPNLGLRGWEVIDDAKTQLEAACPGVVSCADILALAARDSVVLTKGINWDVPTGRLDGRVSLASEAKNMPGPRDSIDVQKTKFQTFGLNTQDLVTLVGGHTIGTSACQFFKYRLYNFTTTGNGADPTINPSFLPQLRTLCPQDGDAAKRVDLDTGSAALFDATFFKNLENGRGILESDQKLWTDASTKSFVQQFLGVRGLQALNFNIEFGRSMVKMSNIGLKSAANGEIRRICSAIN, via the exons ATGTACCAGAAGTCCTCCATTTTCGTTATGTTTCTGACCTTGCTTGCCTTGGCTACCACCTTCCCCAGCTCGGTGCAAAGCCAAAGCACCCGAGTTGGATTCTATTCCAGTTCATGTCCTAAGGCAGAGTCCATTGTCACACAAACAGTTCAGAAGCATTTCACATCCACTCCTTCCATTGCTCCTGGCTTATTGAGGATGCACTTTCATGACTGCTTTGTCCAAGGTTGTGACGCTTCTGTCCTCCTCAACGGCGCAAACACTGAAAAAACCGCTGGCCCAAACCTCGGATTGAGAGGTTGGGAAGTCATTGACGATGCAAAGACTCAGCTTGAAGCCGCATGCCCTGGTGTTGTTTCCTGTGCAGACATTCTCGCCTTAGCAGCTCGCGATTCTGTCGTCTTG ACAAAGGGAATTAACTGGGACGTGCCTACCGGAAGGTTAGACGGACGAGTATCATTGGCATCTGAGGCTAAAAATATGCCTGGCCCTAGGGATTCTATTGACGTACAAAAGACCAAGTTTCAAACTTTTGGTCTCAACACTCAAGATCTTGTCACGCTTGTTG GTGGACACACTATTGGCACTTCAGCTTGCCAGTTCTTCAAGTACAGGCTTTACAACTTCACTACAACTGGAAACGGCGCAGATCCTACCATCAACCCTTCATTTCTTCCTCAACTACGAACACTTTGCCCCCAAGATGGTGATGCAGCAAAGCGTGTCGATTTGGACACAGGCAGTGCAGCTTTATTTGATGCAACATTCTTCAAAAACTTAGAGAATGGTCGCGGGATACTTGAGTCTGATCAAAAATTATGGACTGATGCCTCCACAAAAAGCTTTGTTCAACAGTTCTTGGGTGTGAGAGGCTTGCAGGCATTGAACTTCAACATAGAGTTCGGAAGGTCCATGGTGAAGATGAGTAATATCGGTTTGAAGTCTGCAGCAAATGGTGAAATCCGCCGCATTTGTTCTGCCATTAACTAA
- the LOC133745806 gene encoding peroxidase N1-like gives MYQKSPISIMFLTLLALATTLLPSLVQSQTTRVGFYSSSCPKAESIVTQTVQKHFTSAPSIAPGLLRMHFHDCFVQGCDASVLLDGANTEKTAGPNRGLRGWEVIDDAKTQLEAACPGVVSCADILALAARDSVVLTKGINWKVPTGRLDGRVSLASETNNLPGFRDSIEVQKTKFQAFGLNTQDLVTLVGGHTIGTSACQFFRYRLFNFTTTGNGADPTINPSFVPQLRALCPQDGDAAKRVDLDTGSAAQFDATFFTNLRNGRGILESDQKLWTDASTKSFVQRFLGVRGLQALNFNVEFGRSMVKMSTIGLKSADKGEIRRICSAIN, from the exons ATGTACCAGAAGTCCCCCATTTCGATAATGTTTCTGACCTTGCTTGCCTTGGCTACCACCTTATTACCCAGCTTGGTGCAAAGCCAGACCACCCGTGTCGGATTCTATTCCAGTTCATGTCCTAAGGCAGAGTCCATTGTCACACAAACAGTTCAAAAGCATTTTACATCCGCTCCTTCCATTGCTCCTGGATTACTGAGGATGCACTTTCATGACTGCTTTGTCCAAGGTTGTGATGCTTCTGTCCTCCTCGACGGTGCCAACACTGAAAAAACCGCTGGTCCAAACCGTGGATTGAGAGGTTGGGAAGTTATTGACGATGCAAAGACTCAGCTTGAAGCTGCATGCCCTGGTGTTGTTTCATGTGCAGACATTCTCGCCCTAGCTGCTCGCGATTCTGTCGTCTTG ACCAAGGGAATTAATTGGAAGGTGCCTACCGGAAGGTTAGACGGACGAGTATCATTGGCATCCGAGACTAACAATCTGCCTGGCTTTAGGGACTCCATTGAAGTACAAAAGACGAAGTTCCAAGCATTTGGACTCAACACTCAAGATCTTGTCACTCTTGTTG GTGGACATACTATTGGCACTTCAGCTTGCCAGTTCTTCAGGTACAGACTATTTAACTTCACAACGACCGGAAATGGCGCAGACCCTACCATCAATCCTTCATTCGTTCCTCAACTACGAGCACTTTGCCCACAAGATGGTGATGCAGCCAAGCGTGTCGATTTGGACACAGGCAGCGCAGCTCAATTTGATGCAACGTTCTTTACAAATTTGAGGAATGGTCGAGGAATACTCGAGTCTGATCAAAAGTTATGGACTGATGCCTCCACAAAAAGCTTTGTCCAACGTTTCTTGGGTGTGAGAGGCTTGCAGGCATTGAACTTCAATGTAGAGTTCGGAAGGTCCATGGTGAAGATGAGTACAATCGGCCTAAAATCTGCAGATAAAGGAGAAATTCGCCGAATATGTTCTGCAATTAACTAA
- the LOC133746232 gene encoding peroxidase N1-like produces MYQKSSISVMFLAMLALATTFPSSVQSQSTRVGFYSSSCPKAESIVTQTVQKHFTSTPSIAPGLLRMHFHDCFVQGCDASVLLNGANTEKTAGPNLGLRGWEVIDDAKTQLEAACPGVVSCADILALAARDSVVLTKGINWKVPTGRLDGRVSLASETNNLPGFRDSVDVQKTKFQTFGLNTQDLVTLVGGHTIGTSACQFFRYRLYNFTTIGNGADPTINPSFVPQLRALCPQAGDAAKRVDLDTGSATRFDATFFTNLKNGRGILESDQKLWTDASTKSLVQRFLGVRGLRALNFNVEFGRSMVKMSTIGVKSATNGEIRRICSAIN; encoded by the exons ATGTACCAGAAGTCCTCCATTTCCGTTATGTTTCTGGCCATGCTTGCCTTGGCTACCACCTTCCCCAGCTCGGTGCAAAGCCAAAGCACCCGAGTTGGATTCTATTCCAGTTCATGTCCTAAGGCAGAGTCCATTGTCACACAAACAGTTCAGAAGCATTTCACATCCACTCCTTCCATTGCTCCTGGCTTATTGAGGATGCACTTTCATGACTGCTTTGTCCAAGGTTGTGACGCTTCTGTCCTCCTCAACGGCGCAAACACTGAAAAAACCGCTGGCCCGAACCTCGGATTGAGAGGTTGGGAAGTCATTGACGATGCAAAGACTCAGCTTGAAGCCGCATGCCCTGGTGTTGTTTCCTGTGCAGACATTCTCGCCCTAGCAGCTCGCGATTCTGTCGTCTTG ACAAAGGGAATTAACTGGAAGGTACCTACCGGAAGGTTAGACGGACGAGTATCATTGGCATCTGAGACTAACAATCTGCCTGGCTTTAGAGATTCTGTTGATGTACAAAAGACCAAGTTTCAAACTTTTGGTCTCAACACTCAAGATCTTGTCACGCTTGTTG GTGGACACACTATTGGCACTTCAGCTTGCCAGTTCTTCAGGTACAGGCTTTACAACTTCACTACAATTGGAAACGGCGCAGACCCTACCATCAATCCTTCATTTGTTCCTCAACTACGAGCACTTTGCCCCCAAGCTGGTGATGCAGCCAAGCGTGTCGATTTGGACACCGGCAGCGCAACTCGATTTGATGCAACATTCTTTACAAACTTAAAGAACGGCCGCGGGATACTCGAGTCTGATCAAAAGTTATGGACTGATGCCTCCACAAAAAGCCTTGTCCAACGGTTCTTGGGTGTGAGAGGTTTGCGGGCATTGAACTTCAACGTAGAGTTCGGAAGATCCATGGTGAAGATGAGTACTATCGGTGTAAAGTCTGCAACAAATGGTGAAATTCGCCGCATTTGTTCTGCAATTAACTAA